ACCAACaatttattgtattattttcaaaatatatccTCTAGTGGATGGTTGTGTGCAGCCGTCCTGCAATCTGACATGGGCTAAAAGAATGTTATGtgtttatttctaaaacattaAGTCTGCATAGTGCTCATTAAATATTGAAGTTCAATGTGGTTTTGACATTCAGCTCTTCAATGTGTCAAGTTTATGCAAGTAGCAGTTTCCTTACCTGAGAGTAACTGATCGTTACTTCATATAGTTGTTTGCACAGTAAAATGCTATGATAccttcctgggtttttttctgtgctgccatGTAGAGTCAGTGGAGGAGGGACAGTACAGTTCTGCAGCTGGAGTTGCTCTGCTTTCTCTATGCAGTGTCTATATGGTCTCTTAAAAATTTCAACATAAAATAGTAAGTTAATgttcaaactgtattttcacttttttccctcTATTCTGTTCAGAGTTAAATGCTGGCACCCTGTTaataattccattattttttatttttgtcaggaGACATACAACTCTTAAGGTACTGATGTTCTCTGTCTAAACTAATGCTTAAGCATTTTCAGAGCCATTTTcactcttctgtttctctgcttaTGTTTCTCTTTATGTGCAAACAGTCCTGTGGCCTGCCTACAGTATAGCTTTCCCCCGTTGCTGCATCTGTAGACTTAACATTGACATAGTTTCCCTTCTATGGGAGAAATTCAGCACTGGTAGTAGCACTAGTTGCACCACTGCAGCTTGATGCAGCAAAGAGCCACACCTTCACAAAGCCTGCTTCCTaccaaaacagcttttctatCAGGAATTGGTGGGCAGCTAACTGCATCCTTGCAAACAGTAGCCCTAGTCTTACTGGTTCCTTTGTGGTCCCTGCACTCAACCACAGCTCATTTCAGATATGCTTCTTGGTCTTCCTGGTTCCTTCACAGGCTCTAGAGACTTGATGGTGAAACTCTAGATCAGGCACAACAGTTCTCTTAATTTAAAGCTTAATGCTTCCTGGCGCTCTTGGGAGCTCCCAAGCCAAGTGAAAACTGTTCCCAAGTGACTAGCCTCTAAATATTTAGAGAAGTACAAAGCTCCTCTTCAGGTGATTACTGCTCAGGCCCTTTTAAGCAGCACCATTTCTTAGTCTCTAAGTACTAATTTAAACTAACACTTCATTGATTTAGCAGTGGAGGTGGGATTTATACTAATTTCAACTTTAAATTGCACTGTGTGGTTATGCCATGTTAGGAGCCTTTTCGCTTGTCAGAAACTAAATGCCCTGGAGTAATCCACCTGGAAAATAGGAAGCAAGCAGATGGGGTTTTACTGAGGAATAGACATGAGACTGCATTTGAGTTGCAACATAAAACCCTTCTGCTCCCACGAGTAGAAAAAGTGGGACATCAGTTTTGATCTTGCTTTTTATCCAATACCTCCTGACTAcctgggatgaaaaaaaaatccttcttagTTCTTCcaaggttttggggtttttcgaggttattttcttttttggtgcagcctgaaaaatgttgctttctgTGTAGTACCTCTAAAGCGTTGGTCTGGAGTCATCTCTGAATGGTCAAGAAGACAGCTACTTAAGAGCAGCCTTATTTTATAATATGCTACCTCAATGTAATCAAGCTCTGAATTTAACTGAAGTTCTTAcctgatttttttggttggtttgttggttggttgcatttttttttaaatgttgcttaGTATTTAGGCACTAAGTAATTCTTTCTGTTTCAGGCACATGGACTCCATTTAATCCAGCAACAGTGAGGTCAATTCTTGGTGAGTGCATTTGTGTGATGTGAAATAGTCAAGGCACTGGTTTGTGATCTGTTCAGACAATACTATCAATTGCTGCACTGGTTGAGAGAAATAAGTATGCACAAGTATTACAATAGAAATATGTTTCTCCTGTAATGATGGATGCTTGTTTAAAGGTCTTTTGAACTAATATGGCTGTAGTGTTAACAAGCTGGTCTCTCATTGTTAGATGGCATATGTTTCAATAtatccttactttttttttttcctttatttctccaGACAGCCCAGCAGGAGTCAGTTAAActcaaatattttcccttttcagtaATACAGCACTGCCCTTTCTATGGCCACTTGTCAAAATAGCCTGAGAAAATGCTACTGTACAACTGAATAGATAGCAACTGTCATTTGTGCATGGGGAAATTGTCAGCTTAAATATGCTAAAAAGTTATTACATAGCTTGtctttgtaattaatttttttctgtcttgcattTTAATGCTATGTTCTGCTCCAGAAAGACCAAACAAAAGCTTTATAATACTTTAATTGCTATTTCCAGTAATGTAGATGATGGTGGttgaacaggagaaaaattcaAGCACAAAACTCCATATTTTCTATGATACAGCTCATAAATccaaagattaaatattttgctgtgtttttagTAAGTATTCAGCAGCAGTCTTGAGTTCTGTCTCTGTGCTACATGCTGTTTGCATAAACATGACAGTATCAGGAAATCAAATGCAGATGACCTTTGGCAGTCAATACACTTAAGTCCTTAAAAAGAACCACCCACACCACCCTGCCCCTTTTGTCACTGGATGATCAATCAAGCCCTGAATATTTCCaaactggaaatgaaaactcaggaaaaataaacattctgtGATGCATCCTGGTCctttttttatgttgctttatCCTTTCCTCCTTCAGTGGATGACTTCTTGCTATTTTTTGGCAGAACTTCCCAAAATACCACTTGTTTTGcagcagtttcttttctgtcttcagtaCCTTCCACAAAGTGCTCTTGCTTCCTTCTTGAAATATGAGCAGGTCTTACTGAAGAGTAGTATGATTAAGGTTTTgtatgtgtttctttttgtttgcttgtttcagGCATGTttgacagagaaaacaaaggtgGTGTGAACTTCAATGAATTCACAGGAGTCTGGAAGTACATCACAGATTGGCAGAATGTCTTTCGAACGTATGACAGAGACAATTCTGGGATGATTGACAAAAATGAACTAAAACAAGCACTAACAGGTTTTGGTAATTCATttgtaatttcagtttttatgaCTGGGTTATAACCTTAAGTTACAAGGTACCTTTTAAAGATGTTCATGCCAcaagcacttttttttaaaccatttccttttatgaaaaaaaaccaaaactggaCGTGTCAGTACATGCAtggaatgttttctgtttccctgtGAGCTGCTCTAATAGCATAACCAATACTTCAAATGAATGTCTGAACCTACAGAGATACTTGATCCAGCTTGCTGCTTTTTGAAATGAAGCCAGCTGTCTGTACTACAGGGGCATTCTGATGGCATCAGAACTTTCATTTAAATGACTTCACATGTAAAAACTTGAGTTGTGGCTCTAAACCATTCCCTCAACCAACTTGTCACTTTAATCAGTAATTATGTTTACCATGACTCTATAATTATTATTAAGCATGGTTTTTACTGCATACATTTTAGTTCATCACTGCTTTTGTTCAGTGGAGatatttggcaaaaaaaaaaaattcataactcctttctgttttctggttcTGTTACACacacctgcagagcagcataACTAGTTATTTTTATAGAAGGACTGTGGTAatggaaacttttaaaatgatTTCTCCTTTCCAAGGTTACCGACTGTCTGATCTATTCTATGATGTCCTTATTCGGAAGTTTGACAGACAAGGAAGAGGACAAGTTGCCTTTGATGACTTTATTCAGTGCTGTGTTGTTTTACAGGTAAGAAAAGGGAGGTACTTTAATGCCAagtgaacaacaaaaaaatcatcttAAGCTTTTATGATTCTCACTTTACTATAATACTGGATCTGGAACCTGCTTATAAATAAACCATTTGGATCACATATACAAGAGGTGctagaaacatattttttacttttccactTGTTACCCATTTGCATcacaagtacattttttttacctgtgaaacatttattttctaagggcaaaaaaaattgcaaaatagACTTGAGTTTTAAAAGGGAAACATGAACACTATTTCCATTAGCTAAATACAAACACTTCCTCTGGATCTTGGGTGTGTTAAAATTGGGAGTGTGTCATGCCCTGTGGTGCCTGTAAGGCTCATGTCTGAATTGTGAGTTTTTTATTTATCTCATAGTTACAGCTCTGACTAAAAGCTGTATGATGTAGCAGCTGAATTATTCAGTCTTTCCTCACTTAGTACCATTGCCtctgcaaggaggaaaaaagacatttaaagcaaacaaaccaaattcTTACAGCAACAGAAATTCACGTGTGtttgtgcatatatatatatatagagagagaacTACAGTTGTATAGATAATGTTATTTTGTTCAGAAATCCATCACTGGATGGTTCCTCACCTCAGTGCTTAAGGTTTCTCTTAAGTGTCTCTGACTTTGCTACAATGTATGTAAGACTTCCAAGGGAAAGCTGGGAAACTCTAGCAGTGGACAAGCTGAGTTTTAGtaggaaaagagagagattgCTCTTCTGACACTGGCCAGCATTGCAACAGTATCTTAAGCTATCTTCCGATATGAAACATGAAGAGAAAGGACTTCCCTGTAAAAGCAGTATCGTTACTTGCAtatgggttttttgttgtcCTTTATGTCTACAGCCATAAGTCTGCTAAAACATAAGTTGTCTTTATATTCATTTGTAATAGAAGCCAATTATACTGTTATAAACTTAAAATCAGGTAAAGAGGACTTTTAAATGGAGTATCATTCAGCTGCCGTTAGTGAAGCTATGCTGGTAATTATTTTGGTCCACTCTCTTATCTCTACTGCCTGGCACCTCGGGTTATACAGACAGCTCAGATACTACTGATGCACAACGTGTATTTGGTGAGGAGATGAGATATGGACACGGTACTTGCTGGGTTCTGTCTCCAGATGACTCTCAAATGTCTCAGGAGCATTGTACATTGTTTCCCCCCACTTTTAAAGCCAGTTATAAAAAGCTGTCTAGCACAAAGAAGTGCCTAGATTGCCTTGGGTACTGTAGCATAAGGCAGTTTTAAAATCACATCTGCTACACAGCAGAGAGCTAGCCCGGTATGCATGAGACTGTGAAGTGTCTACTGAGAGGATGAACAAAGCTATACTGATAAAGCTGTAGAAACCTACATGAGTCTGAACTTTCCTgatgtacaaaaaaaaagtatgtttttttcctccctttttagAGGCTGACTGATGTGTTCCGACGGTACGATACTGATCAAGATGGCTGGATTCAAGTGTCCTATGAGCAGTATCTTTCCATGGTCTTCAGTATCGTATAATACTGATAACTAGCAACTGCTCACTGGCATTACACAGACTGGAGTTGCCAAACTATCTTGTACTGAATAAGATTACTGATGTATCATCATGGATATAACTTCACATTCTTAAGTTTTATATATTGGTCATCACATTCAGAATCTGTACTTgagttgatttttattttgtatgacTACGATATGACCATCTCTGCTTACTGTAGGACAGAAAGCACAGAATCTAGATTTAAGTGGTGAAATGTCAAACTTAACCTTCTTCCACATATCCTGCATGGGGAAAAACAAGTCTTTAGAAATGCCAAATTAAAATCATGCTTGTTAGTTTGTAAGAATTGAAAGTCAGAAGTTGCACAACATGTTTTGCATGTGCCTTACTTTTGTAAGAGtataatgtattaatttttaatacagaatttaaaattaagtaaaaatattaGATCAACTTTTATAGTCTACTTCACTTTCGTACAGCTTTTTTTAAGGAGgtggttgttttatttctgtattctaGTTCTCTACAGTTCAGGAGTCCCTCTCAGGTAACAGCAATGgccctttttccatttttctagcTGCCTCCTTTCAGGGTGTCTTTGGGACATCTTCAAAGACAACTTCTTCACACCTGTGTCCAATACTGCATCTTCCTAAACAAAGTTCCCCACAAAATAAACTGTATCTCTGGAGATACAGTTCCCTCTGCTTAATGTGCTCATTTCACACCAACCATCTTCCTTTTTGCACTGAAGCACTTATTTGAAGTGGCCTTGAATTGACAGTGAAACATACTCAACACCTTACCCTCCATCTTGCCATTTACAGATGGAGAGGGACTCTGGAAAAACTGAGCCAAAAAATAGTCATTACTGATTCCTGTTGTGCACCATCTCCTGCAGTAACTCTGAAGAAGCAACttggaagaagcaaaaagaCATTAACAAGCTATCTTAGATTGCTCCTAGAAATTCTTAAACCAGTGCTAtccaaagcaattaaaatgctTGGGCAGCACTATTAGTTACCTGTAACTTATTCTTCAGTGTATGTTTACAAAGGTACCTAGAGGCAAGTTTTCAGTGTCTATCCAAGGATGTTTTCCATAAAGTGTAGCAATGCTGATTTATGCCTAagtcctcttccctccccagctccactgcacACAGGCACTCTGCACAGGCCCTTTTGTTTCAAGTTCCCTAACAAAGTACAGACCCAGGCCGGTTAGCTGTTGTGGATGAGTGCGCCTGTACATAATCTGATGCTGTCAGTGATACCGAACAGCATTGCAAGAGATTATGCAGAGGGAGTTTAGGTCCACCACCAGGACATCTTGCTTAAAATTAATGTGGTAATGTTATTCCCAAATGCCTTGGCCAGAGTATAGTATCTGGTGTCAAGGTACAGTCAAGTGCCAACCAGGTACTTAGCAACTAATCTGTCAtggagagaagctgctgctcatTGTGGACCCTTACTCACAGTTCAGCAACGTTGTCTAAACACTCTTGGTGTGAAATATCTGGGGAGAGATCAGTGGTCTCCATACCATAAGCACCCAGAAAGAAGGAGCTCTCCCAAAGCACTCGGCATCATTACCCAAAAGGCAATGGATTGTTTGTAGGTGAGGTGGGAGAGCAGGAATGATGAATGATGCCTGAGACCAGTTCTCTCAACAGCCTTGGATGAACTGTGAAAATTAACTAATCTTCAAGGAGATAAAAGACTTCAACAGCTTGAACCTTACCTCCCCAGAAGGCTGAGACAATCACTATATATGTTATATTCAGAAACAGTAAGAGCCTCAAAATGTTGGGCTCAAGAGAGCTTTTCCATTAAAAGGCCCCATTCAAAAGAACCTCCTAATTCCCAGCCCACTATCCCTTTGGACCCAAATTAAATGCAGTAACTCTGGGAAGCATTCTGAAGATCATTACTAAGCCCAGGGTACCAAACTAaaagagctggagcctgggaaATTTACCAGTTTGTCTCCTGTGAAGGATGTCTCCTTTTCCAGCCAACTGCCTGGTACTCAATTTTACACAGCCCTGGAAAAACATTCTTCACTCCTGTCTCAGGGTAAACCCTTTGCAGAGTTGAACCCTGAAGATGCTTCTGTccatttctttttgtccttcatTTGAGTACTAGAAAATTGTTGAGTATCTTGGTGATACTGGTGGATAAAAAtctggacatgagccagcaagtgtgcacacacagcccagagagccaactgta
This Apus apus isolate bApuApu2 chromosome 2, bApuApu2.pri.cur, whole genome shotgun sequence DNA region includes the following protein-coding sequences:
- the PDCD6 gene encoding programmed cell death protein 6 isoform X2; this encodes MAYRPSGGSALPDPSFLWSAFQRVDKDRSGVISDNELQEALSNGTWTPFNPATVRSILGMFDRENKGGVNFNEFTGVWKYITDWQNVFRTYDRDNSGMIDKNELKQALTGYRLSDLFYDVLIRKFDRQGRGQVAFDDFIQCCVVLQRLTDVFRRYDTDQDGWIQVSYEQYLSMVFSIV
- the PDCD6 gene encoding programmed cell death protein 6 isoform X1, whose product is MAYRPSGGSALPDPSFLWSAFQRVDKDRSGVISDNELQEALSNGTWTPFNPATVRSILGMFDRENKGGVNFNEFTGVWKYITDWQNVFRTYDRDNSGMIDKNELKQALTGFGYRLSDLFYDVLIRKFDRQGRGQVAFDDFIQCCVVLQRLTDVFRRYDTDQDGWIQVSYEQYLSMVFSIV
- the PDCD6 gene encoding programmed cell death protein 6 isoform X3, with the translated sequence MKPKEFFRVDKDRSGVISDNELQEALSNGTWTPFNPATVRSILGMFDRENKGGVNFNEFTGVWKYITDWQNVFRTYDRDNSGMIDKNELKQALTGFGYRLSDLFYDVLIRKFDRQGRGQVAFDDFIQCCVVLQRLTDVFRRYDTDQDGWIQVSYEQYLSMVFSIV
- the PDCD6 gene encoding programmed cell death protein 6 isoform X4, yielding MFDRENKGGVNFNEFTGVWKYITDWQNVFRTYDRDNSGMIDKNELKQALTGFGYRLSDLFYDVLIRKFDRQGRGQVAFDDFIQCCVVLQRLTDVFRRYDTDQDGWIQVSYEQYLSMVFSIV